A section of the Gallus gallus isolate bGalGal1 chromosome 4, bGalGal1.mat.broiler.GRCg7b, whole genome shotgun sequence genome encodes:
- the CDKL2 gene encoding cyclin-dependent kinase-like 2 isoform X4 → MMEKYQVLGLIGEGSYGVVSRCRNKESGQVVAVKKFLESEDNAAVRKIAVREIKLLKQLRHENLVSLLEVYKKKKRWYLVFEFVDHTVLDDLEAFPNGLDYSRVRKYLFQILRGIAFCHSQNIIHRDIKPENILVSQSGVVKLCDFGFARTLAASGEAYTDYVATRWYRAPELLVGDTKYGRAVDVWAIGCLVTEMLTGEPLFPGDSDIDQLYHITKCLGNLIPRHQELFCKNPLFAGMRLPEVKEAESLDRRYPKLSASVLDLAKKCLQIDPDKRPSCAELLQSDFFNKDGFAERFAQELKLRIHKEARDHQSQKKSKINRKDKDDAVEERKMLGVQDFNTDPKSRDAKVFKVKCSKADGEKAERSSDLSSLYDSAINPFKICSQTNLKDSSSNLHYIKNADIVIPPINQNVSPTMSSMVPVPGNCNYRVDERSKNYLKPFLKQMKHSPAGHYSVSLTSVSNEKNILQANKKKREFSKTDVHLPELNHLPELKGVEGWHPRYLKKENKTVSESRVPSLAAIDLHNTSLASQQVACIAQALL, encoded by the exons ATGATGGAGAAGTACCAGGTGCTGGGCCTCATCGGGGAGGGCAGCTACGGGGTGGTGAGCAGGTGCAGGAATAAGGAGAGCGGGCAGGTGGTGGCAGTGAAAAAGTTCCTGGAGAGCGAGGACAACGCGGCAGTGAGGAAGATCGCCGTGAGGGAGATCAAACTGCTGAAG CAACTCAGGCATGAGAATCTTGTGAGCCTGCTGGAAGTGTATAAAAAGAAGAAACGGTGGTATCTGGTGTTTGAATTTGTGGATCACACGGTGCTTGATGATCTTGAGGCATTTCCAAACGGACTTGACTACAGCAGGGTTCGGAAATACTTATTTCAGATTTTGAGAGGAATAGCGTTTTGTCACAGCCAGAAC ATAATACATCGGGATATTAAGCCGGAGAACATACTGGTCTCCCAGTCAGGAGTGGTAAAACTCTGTGACTTCGGTTTTGCTCGCACGTTGGCAGCTTCTGGGGAAGCTTACACAGACTATGTGGCAACTCGATGGTACAgagctccagagctgctggtgggagACACGAAATATGGCAG GGCTGTGGATGTGTGGGCTATTGGCTGTCTGGTAACAGAAATGCTCACAGGAGAGCCTCTGTTCCCTGGAGATTCAGACATCGATCAGCTCTACCACATCACCAAGTGCCTGG GTAATTTAATTCCAAGACACCAAGAGTTATTCTGTAAAAATCCCCTCTTTGCTGGCATGAGGTTGCCTGAAGTGAAAGAGGCTGAATCTCTGGACAGACGATATCCTAAGCTCTCTGCTTCAGTGCTAGATTTAGCCAAG AAGTGTTTGCAGATTGACCCAGACAAAAGACCATCCTGTGCTGAACTCTTGCAGAGCGATTTCTTTAACAAGGATGGATTTGCTGAAAG ATTTGCTCAGGAGCTTAAATTAAGGATTCACAAAGAAGCCAGAGACCATCaatcacaaaaaaaatcaaaaatcaacagaaagGATAAAGATGATGctgtagaagaaagaaagatgcttGGTGTACAG GATTTCAACACTGACCCTAAGAGCAGAGATGCAAAGGTGTTCAAAGTGAAGTGTTCTAAAGCTGATGGAGAGAAAGCAGAGCGATCTTCCGACCTGAGCTCCCTCTATGACAGTGCAATCAACCCATTCAAAATATGCTCTCAGACCAACCTGAAAGATTCCAGTAGCAACCTGCACTACATCAAGAATGCAGACATCGTTATTCCTCCCATTAACCAGAATGTTTCTCCCACTATGTCTTCAATGGTGCCTGTGCCTGGGAACTGCAACTACAG AGTTGATGAAAGGAGTAAGAATTACTTGAAaccatttttaaagcaaatgaagCATTCTCCAGCAGGCCATTACAGTGTAAGCTTGACTTCG GTCTCTAATGAAAAGAACATCCTTCAGGCAAATAAGAAAAAACGGGAGTTCTCTAAGACGGATGTGCATTTACCAGAACTAAATCATCTCCCTGAACTGAAAGGAGTGGAAG GATGGCATCCCAGGTatctcaaaaaggaaaataaaacagtttcagAGTCCCGGGTCCCCTCCCTTGCTGCTATTGACCTTCATAACACGAGTCTGGCCTCACAGCAG GTTGCCTGCATTGCGCAGGCTCTTCTTTAG
- the CDKL2 gene encoding cyclin-dependent kinase-like 2 isoform X3 → MMEKYQVLGLIGEGSYGVVSRCRNKESGQVVAVKKFLESEDNAAVRKIAVREIKLLKQLRHENLVSLLEVYKKKKRWYLVFEFVDHTVLDDLEAFPNGLDYSRVRKYLFQILRGIAFCHSQNIIHRDIKPENILVSQSGVVKLCDFGFARTLAASGEAYTDYVATRWYRAPELLVGDTKYGRAVDVWAIGCLVTEMLTGEPLFPGDSDIDQLYHITKCLGNLIPRHQELFCKNPLFAGMRLPEVKEAESLDRRYPKLSASVLDLAKKCLQIDPDKRPSCAELLQSDFFNKDGFAESRFAQELKLRIHKEARDHQSQKKSKINRKDKDDAVEERKMLGVQDFNTDPKSRDAKVFKVKCSKADGEKAERSSDLSSLYDSAINPFKICSQTNLKDSSSNLHYIKNADIVIPPINQNVSPTMSSMVPVPGNCNYRVDERSKNYLKPFLKQMKHSPAGHYSVSLTSVSNEKNILQANKKKREFSKTDVHLPELNHLPELKGVEGWHPRYLKKENKTVSESRVPSLAAIDLHNTSLASQQVACIAQALL, encoded by the exons ATGATGGAGAAGTACCAGGTGCTGGGCCTCATCGGGGAGGGCAGCTACGGGGTGGTGAGCAGGTGCAGGAATAAGGAGAGCGGGCAGGTGGTGGCAGTGAAAAAGTTCCTGGAGAGCGAGGACAACGCGGCAGTGAGGAAGATCGCCGTGAGGGAGATCAAACTGCTGAAG CAACTCAGGCATGAGAATCTTGTGAGCCTGCTGGAAGTGTATAAAAAGAAGAAACGGTGGTATCTGGTGTTTGAATTTGTGGATCACACGGTGCTTGATGATCTTGAGGCATTTCCAAACGGACTTGACTACAGCAGGGTTCGGAAATACTTATTTCAGATTTTGAGAGGAATAGCGTTTTGTCACAGCCAGAAC ATAATACATCGGGATATTAAGCCGGAGAACATACTGGTCTCCCAGTCAGGAGTGGTAAAACTCTGTGACTTCGGTTTTGCTCGCACGTTGGCAGCTTCTGGGGAAGCTTACACAGACTATGTGGCAACTCGATGGTACAgagctccagagctgctggtgggagACACGAAATATGGCAG GGCTGTGGATGTGTGGGCTATTGGCTGTCTGGTAACAGAAATGCTCACAGGAGAGCCTCTGTTCCCTGGAGATTCAGACATCGATCAGCTCTACCACATCACCAAGTGCCTGG GTAATTTAATTCCAAGACACCAAGAGTTATTCTGTAAAAATCCCCTCTTTGCTGGCATGAGGTTGCCTGAAGTGAAAGAGGCTGAATCTCTGGACAGACGATATCCTAAGCTCTCTGCTTCAGTGCTAGATTTAGCCAAG AAGTGTTTGCAGATTGACCCAGACAAAAGACCATCCTGTGCTGAACTCTTGCAGAGCGATTTCTTTAACAAGGATGGATTTGCTGAAAG TAGATTTGCTCAGGAGCTTAAATTAAGGATTCACAAAGAAGCCAGAGACCATCaatcacaaaaaaaatcaaaaatcaacagaaagGATAAAGATGATGctgtagaagaaagaaagatgcttGGTGTACAG GATTTCAACACTGACCCTAAGAGCAGAGATGCAAAGGTGTTCAAAGTGAAGTGTTCTAAAGCTGATGGAGAGAAAGCAGAGCGATCTTCCGACCTGAGCTCCCTCTATGACAGTGCAATCAACCCATTCAAAATATGCTCTCAGACCAACCTGAAAGATTCCAGTAGCAACCTGCACTACATCAAGAATGCAGACATCGTTATTCCTCCCATTAACCAGAATGTTTCTCCCACTATGTCTTCAATGGTGCCTGTGCCTGGGAACTGCAACTACAG AGTTGATGAAAGGAGTAAGAATTACTTGAAaccatttttaaagcaaatgaagCATTCTCCAGCAGGCCATTACAGTGTAAGCTTGACTTCG GTCTCTAATGAAAAGAACATCCTTCAGGCAAATAAGAAAAAACGGGAGTTCTCTAAGACGGATGTGCATTTACCAGAACTAAATCATCTCCCTGAACTGAAAGGAGTGGAAG GATGGCATCCCAGGTatctcaaaaaggaaaataaaacagtttcagAGTCCCGGGTCCCCTCCCTTGCTGCTATTGACCTTCATAACACGAGTCTGGCCTCACAGCAG GTTGCCTGCATTGCGCAGGCTCTTCTTTAG
- the CDKL2 gene encoding cyclin-dependent kinase-like 2 isoform X6, which translates to MKQLRHENLVSLLEVYKKKKRWYLVFEFVDHTVLDDLEAFPNGLDYSRVRKYLFQILRGIAFCHSQNIIHRDIKPENILVSQSGVVKLCDFGFARTLAASGEAYTDYVATRWYRAPELLVGDTKYGRAVDVWAIGCLVTEMLTGEPLFPGDSDIDQLYHITKCLGNLIPRHQELFCKNPLFAGMRLPEVKEAESLDRRYPKLSASVLDLAKKCLQIDPDKRPSCAELLQSDFFNKDGFAERFAQELKLRIHKEARDHQSQKKSKINRKDKDDAVEERKMLGVQDFNTDPKSRDAKVFKVKCSKADGEKAERSSDLSSLYDSAINPFKICSQTNLKDSSSNLHYIKNADIVIPPINQNVSPTMSSMVPVPGNCNYRVDERSKNYLKPFLKQMKHSPAGHYSVSLTSVSNEKNILQANKKKREFSKTDVHLPELNHLPELKGVEGWHPRYLKKENKTVSESRVPSLAAIDLHNTSLASQQKTTNNGTRGGPRR; encoded by the exons ATGAAG CAACTCAGGCATGAGAATCTTGTGAGCCTGCTGGAAGTGTATAAAAAGAAGAAACGGTGGTATCTGGTGTTTGAATTTGTGGATCACACGGTGCTTGATGATCTTGAGGCATTTCCAAACGGACTTGACTACAGCAGGGTTCGGAAATACTTATTTCAGATTTTGAGAGGAATAGCGTTTTGTCACAGCCAGAAC ATAATACATCGGGATATTAAGCCGGAGAACATACTGGTCTCCCAGTCAGGAGTGGTAAAACTCTGTGACTTCGGTTTTGCTCGCACGTTGGCAGCTTCTGGGGAAGCTTACACAGACTATGTGGCAACTCGATGGTACAgagctccagagctgctggtgggagACACGAAATATGGCAG GGCTGTGGATGTGTGGGCTATTGGCTGTCTGGTAACAGAAATGCTCACAGGAGAGCCTCTGTTCCCTGGAGATTCAGACATCGATCAGCTCTACCACATCACCAAGTGCCTGG GTAATTTAATTCCAAGACACCAAGAGTTATTCTGTAAAAATCCCCTCTTTGCTGGCATGAGGTTGCCTGAAGTGAAAGAGGCTGAATCTCTGGACAGACGATATCCTAAGCTCTCTGCTTCAGTGCTAGATTTAGCCAAG AAGTGTTTGCAGATTGACCCAGACAAAAGACCATCCTGTGCTGAACTCTTGCAGAGCGATTTCTTTAACAAGGATGGATTTGCTGAAAG ATTTGCTCAGGAGCTTAAATTAAGGATTCACAAAGAAGCCAGAGACCATCaatcacaaaaaaaatcaaaaatcaacagaaagGATAAAGATGATGctgtagaagaaagaaagatgcttGGTGTACAG GATTTCAACACTGACCCTAAGAGCAGAGATGCAAAGGTGTTCAAAGTGAAGTGTTCTAAAGCTGATGGAGAGAAAGCAGAGCGATCTTCCGACCTGAGCTCCCTCTATGACAGTGCAATCAACCCATTCAAAATATGCTCTCAGACCAACCTGAAAGATTCCAGTAGCAACCTGCACTACATCAAGAATGCAGACATCGTTATTCCTCCCATTAACCAGAATGTTTCTCCCACTATGTCTTCAATGGTGCCTGTGCCTGGGAACTGCAACTACAG AGTTGATGAAAGGAGTAAGAATTACTTGAAaccatttttaaagcaaatgaagCATTCTCCAGCAGGCCATTACAGTGTAAGCTTGACTTCG GTCTCTAATGAAAAGAACATCCTTCAGGCAAATAAGAAAAAACGGGAGTTCTCTAAGACGGATGTGCATTTACCAGAACTAAATCATCTCCCTGAACTGAAAGGAGTGGAAG GATGGCATCCCAGGTatctcaaaaaggaaaataaaacagtttcagAGTCCCGGGTCCCCTCCCTTGCTGCTATTGACCTTCATAACACGAGTCTGGCCTCACAGCAG
- the CDKL2 gene encoding cyclin-dependent kinase-like 2 isoform X5: MCLRRQERLPSLLSLEQECRRARQLRHENLVSLLEVYKKKKRWYLVFEFVDHTVLDDLEAFPNGLDYSRVRKYLFQILRGIAFCHSQNIIHRDIKPENILVSQSGVVKLCDFGFARTLAASGEAYTDYVATRWYRAPELLVGDTKYGRAVDVWAIGCLVTEMLTGEPLFPGDSDIDQLYHITKCLGNLIPRHQELFCKNPLFAGMRLPEVKEAESLDRRYPKLSASVLDLAKKCLQIDPDKRPSCAELLQSDFFNKDGFAERFAQELKLRIHKEARDHQSQKKSKINRKDKDDAVEERKMLGVQDFNTDPKSRDAKVFKVKCSKADGEKAERSSDLSSLYDSAINPFKICSQTNLKDSSSNLHYIKNADIVIPPINQNVSPTMSSMVPVPGNCNYRVDERSKNYLKPFLKQMKHSPAGHYSVSLTSVSNEKNILQANKKKREFSKTDVHLPELNHLPELKGVEGWHPRYLKKENKTVSESRVPSLAAIDLHNTSLASQQKTTNNGTRGGPRR; encoded by the exons CAACTCAGGCATGAGAATCTTGTGAGCCTGCTGGAAGTGTATAAAAAGAAGAAACGGTGGTATCTGGTGTTTGAATTTGTGGATCACACGGTGCTTGATGATCTTGAGGCATTTCCAAACGGACTTGACTACAGCAGGGTTCGGAAATACTTATTTCAGATTTTGAGAGGAATAGCGTTTTGTCACAGCCAGAAC ATAATACATCGGGATATTAAGCCGGAGAACATACTGGTCTCCCAGTCAGGAGTGGTAAAACTCTGTGACTTCGGTTTTGCTCGCACGTTGGCAGCTTCTGGGGAAGCTTACACAGACTATGTGGCAACTCGATGGTACAgagctccagagctgctggtgggagACACGAAATATGGCAG GGCTGTGGATGTGTGGGCTATTGGCTGTCTGGTAACAGAAATGCTCACAGGAGAGCCTCTGTTCCCTGGAGATTCAGACATCGATCAGCTCTACCACATCACCAAGTGCCTGG GTAATTTAATTCCAAGACACCAAGAGTTATTCTGTAAAAATCCCCTCTTTGCTGGCATGAGGTTGCCTGAAGTGAAAGAGGCTGAATCTCTGGACAGACGATATCCTAAGCTCTCTGCTTCAGTGCTAGATTTAGCCAAG AAGTGTTTGCAGATTGACCCAGACAAAAGACCATCCTGTGCTGAACTCTTGCAGAGCGATTTCTTTAACAAGGATGGATTTGCTGAAAG ATTTGCTCAGGAGCTTAAATTAAGGATTCACAAAGAAGCCAGAGACCATCaatcacaaaaaaaatcaaaaatcaacagaaagGATAAAGATGATGctgtagaagaaagaaagatgcttGGTGTACAG GATTTCAACACTGACCCTAAGAGCAGAGATGCAAAGGTGTTCAAAGTGAAGTGTTCTAAAGCTGATGGAGAGAAAGCAGAGCGATCTTCCGACCTGAGCTCCCTCTATGACAGTGCAATCAACCCATTCAAAATATGCTCTCAGACCAACCTGAAAGATTCCAGTAGCAACCTGCACTACATCAAGAATGCAGACATCGTTATTCCTCCCATTAACCAGAATGTTTCTCCCACTATGTCTTCAATGGTGCCTGTGCCTGGGAACTGCAACTACAG AGTTGATGAAAGGAGTAAGAATTACTTGAAaccatttttaaagcaaatgaagCATTCTCCAGCAGGCCATTACAGTGTAAGCTTGACTTCG GTCTCTAATGAAAAGAACATCCTTCAGGCAAATAAGAAAAAACGGGAGTTCTCTAAGACGGATGTGCATTTACCAGAACTAAATCATCTCCCTGAACTGAAAGGAGTGGAAG GATGGCATCCCAGGTatctcaaaaaggaaaataaaacagtttcagAGTCCCGGGTCCCCTCCCTTGCTGCTATTGACCTTCATAACACGAGTCTGGCCTCACAGCAG
- the CDKL2 gene encoding cyclin-dependent kinase-like 2 isoform X1 yields the protein MMEKYQVLGLIGEGSYGVVSRCRNKESGQVVAVKKFLESEDNAAVRKIAVREIKLLKQLRHENLVSLLEVYKKKKRWYLVFEFVDHTVLDDLEAFPNGLDYSRVRKYLFQILRGIAFCHSQNIIHRDIKPENILVSQSGVVKLCDFGFARTLAASGEAYTDYVATRWYRAPELLVGDTKYGRAVDVWAIGCLVTEMLTGEPLFPGDSDIDQLYHITKCLGNLIPRHQELFCKNPLFAGMRLPEVKEAESLDRRYPKLSASVLDLAKKCLQIDPDKRPSCAELLQSDFFNKDGFAESRFAQELKLRIHKEARDHQSQKKSKINRKDKDDAVEERKMLGVQDFNTDPKSRDAKVFKVKCSKADGEKAERSSDLSSLYDSAINPFKICSQTNLKDSSSNLHYIKNADIVIPPINQNVSPTMSSMVPVPGNCNYRVDERSKNYLKPFLKQMKHSPAGHYSVSLTSVSNEKNILQANKKKREFSKTDVHLPELNHLPELKGVEGWHPRYLKKENKTVSESRVPSLAAIDLHNTSLASQQKTTNNGTRGGPRR from the exons ATGATGGAGAAGTACCAGGTGCTGGGCCTCATCGGGGAGGGCAGCTACGGGGTGGTGAGCAGGTGCAGGAATAAGGAGAGCGGGCAGGTGGTGGCAGTGAAAAAGTTCCTGGAGAGCGAGGACAACGCGGCAGTGAGGAAGATCGCCGTGAGGGAGATCAAACTGCTGAAG CAACTCAGGCATGAGAATCTTGTGAGCCTGCTGGAAGTGTATAAAAAGAAGAAACGGTGGTATCTGGTGTTTGAATTTGTGGATCACACGGTGCTTGATGATCTTGAGGCATTTCCAAACGGACTTGACTACAGCAGGGTTCGGAAATACTTATTTCAGATTTTGAGAGGAATAGCGTTTTGTCACAGCCAGAAC ATAATACATCGGGATATTAAGCCGGAGAACATACTGGTCTCCCAGTCAGGAGTGGTAAAACTCTGTGACTTCGGTTTTGCTCGCACGTTGGCAGCTTCTGGGGAAGCTTACACAGACTATGTGGCAACTCGATGGTACAgagctccagagctgctggtgggagACACGAAATATGGCAG GGCTGTGGATGTGTGGGCTATTGGCTGTCTGGTAACAGAAATGCTCACAGGAGAGCCTCTGTTCCCTGGAGATTCAGACATCGATCAGCTCTACCACATCACCAAGTGCCTGG GTAATTTAATTCCAAGACACCAAGAGTTATTCTGTAAAAATCCCCTCTTTGCTGGCATGAGGTTGCCTGAAGTGAAAGAGGCTGAATCTCTGGACAGACGATATCCTAAGCTCTCTGCTTCAGTGCTAGATTTAGCCAAG AAGTGTTTGCAGATTGACCCAGACAAAAGACCATCCTGTGCTGAACTCTTGCAGAGCGATTTCTTTAACAAGGATGGATTTGCTGAAAG TAGATTTGCTCAGGAGCTTAAATTAAGGATTCACAAAGAAGCCAGAGACCATCaatcacaaaaaaaatcaaaaatcaacagaaagGATAAAGATGATGctgtagaagaaagaaagatgcttGGTGTACAG GATTTCAACACTGACCCTAAGAGCAGAGATGCAAAGGTGTTCAAAGTGAAGTGTTCTAAAGCTGATGGAGAGAAAGCAGAGCGATCTTCCGACCTGAGCTCCCTCTATGACAGTGCAATCAACCCATTCAAAATATGCTCTCAGACCAACCTGAAAGATTCCAGTAGCAACCTGCACTACATCAAGAATGCAGACATCGTTATTCCTCCCATTAACCAGAATGTTTCTCCCACTATGTCTTCAATGGTGCCTGTGCCTGGGAACTGCAACTACAG AGTTGATGAAAGGAGTAAGAATTACTTGAAaccatttttaaagcaaatgaagCATTCTCCAGCAGGCCATTACAGTGTAAGCTTGACTTCG GTCTCTAATGAAAAGAACATCCTTCAGGCAAATAAGAAAAAACGGGAGTTCTCTAAGACGGATGTGCATTTACCAGAACTAAATCATCTCCCTGAACTGAAAGGAGTGGAAG GATGGCATCCCAGGTatctcaaaaaggaaaataaaacagtttcagAGTCCCGGGTCCCCTCCCTTGCTGCTATTGACCTTCATAACACGAGTCTGGCCTCACAGCAG
- the CDKL2 gene encoding cyclin-dependent kinase-like 2 isoform X2, translated as MMEKYQVLGLIGEGSYGVVSRCRNKESGQVVAVKKFLESEDNAAVRKIAVREIKLLKQLRHENLVSLLEVYKKKKRWYLVFEFVDHTVLDDLEAFPNGLDYSRVRKYLFQILRGIAFCHSQNIIHRDIKPENILVSQSGVVKLCDFGFARTLAASGEAYTDYVATRWYRAPELLVGDTKYGRAVDVWAIGCLVTEMLTGEPLFPGDSDIDQLYHITKCLGNLIPRHQELFCKNPLFAGMRLPEVKEAESLDRRYPKLSASVLDLAKKCLQIDPDKRPSCAELLQSDFFNKDGFAERFAQELKLRIHKEARDHQSQKKSKINRKDKDDAVEERKMLGVQDFNTDPKSRDAKVFKVKCSKADGEKAERSSDLSSLYDSAINPFKICSQTNLKDSSSNLHYIKNADIVIPPINQNVSPTMSSMVPVPGNCNYRVDERSKNYLKPFLKQMKHSPAGHYSVSLTSVSNEKNILQANKKKREFSKTDVHLPELNHLPELKGVEGWHPRYLKKENKTVSESRVPSLAAIDLHNTSLASQQKTTNNGTRGGPRR; from the exons ATGATGGAGAAGTACCAGGTGCTGGGCCTCATCGGGGAGGGCAGCTACGGGGTGGTGAGCAGGTGCAGGAATAAGGAGAGCGGGCAGGTGGTGGCAGTGAAAAAGTTCCTGGAGAGCGAGGACAACGCGGCAGTGAGGAAGATCGCCGTGAGGGAGATCAAACTGCTGAAG CAACTCAGGCATGAGAATCTTGTGAGCCTGCTGGAAGTGTATAAAAAGAAGAAACGGTGGTATCTGGTGTTTGAATTTGTGGATCACACGGTGCTTGATGATCTTGAGGCATTTCCAAACGGACTTGACTACAGCAGGGTTCGGAAATACTTATTTCAGATTTTGAGAGGAATAGCGTTTTGTCACAGCCAGAAC ATAATACATCGGGATATTAAGCCGGAGAACATACTGGTCTCCCAGTCAGGAGTGGTAAAACTCTGTGACTTCGGTTTTGCTCGCACGTTGGCAGCTTCTGGGGAAGCTTACACAGACTATGTGGCAACTCGATGGTACAgagctccagagctgctggtgggagACACGAAATATGGCAG GGCTGTGGATGTGTGGGCTATTGGCTGTCTGGTAACAGAAATGCTCACAGGAGAGCCTCTGTTCCCTGGAGATTCAGACATCGATCAGCTCTACCACATCACCAAGTGCCTGG GTAATTTAATTCCAAGACACCAAGAGTTATTCTGTAAAAATCCCCTCTTTGCTGGCATGAGGTTGCCTGAAGTGAAAGAGGCTGAATCTCTGGACAGACGATATCCTAAGCTCTCTGCTTCAGTGCTAGATTTAGCCAAG AAGTGTTTGCAGATTGACCCAGACAAAAGACCATCCTGTGCTGAACTCTTGCAGAGCGATTTCTTTAACAAGGATGGATTTGCTGAAAG ATTTGCTCAGGAGCTTAAATTAAGGATTCACAAAGAAGCCAGAGACCATCaatcacaaaaaaaatcaaaaatcaacagaaagGATAAAGATGATGctgtagaagaaagaaagatgcttGGTGTACAG GATTTCAACACTGACCCTAAGAGCAGAGATGCAAAGGTGTTCAAAGTGAAGTGTTCTAAAGCTGATGGAGAGAAAGCAGAGCGATCTTCCGACCTGAGCTCCCTCTATGACAGTGCAATCAACCCATTCAAAATATGCTCTCAGACCAACCTGAAAGATTCCAGTAGCAACCTGCACTACATCAAGAATGCAGACATCGTTATTCCTCCCATTAACCAGAATGTTTCTCCCACTATGTCTTCAATGGTGCCTGTGCCTGGGAACTGCAACTACAG AGTTGATGAAAGGAGTAAGAATTACTTGAAaccatttttaaagcaaatgaagCATTCTCCAGCAGGCCATTACAGTGTAAGCTTGACTTCG GTCTCTAATGAAAAGAACATCCTTCAGGCAAATAAGAAAAAACGGGAGTTCTCTAAGACGGATGTGCATTTACCAGAACTAAATCATCTCCCTGAACTGAAAGGAGTGGAAG GATGGCATCCCAGGTatctcaaaaaggaaaataaaacagtttcagAGTCCCGGGTCCCCTCCCTTGCTGCTATTGACCTTCATAACACGAGTCTGGCCTCACAGCAG